The proteins below come from a single Brevundimonas sp. LM2 genomic window:
- a CDS encoding F0F1 ATP synthase subunit A: MADPIHQFQVVPLVDFGQVTLPFIGTQQIAFTNSHLAMTIAFVAVVLFLQVVTAGAKVVPGRLQAVGEQMFGMIDGVTDSIIGHEGRKYFPFVFTLFTLILGMNLLGMFLSFTATSQLAVTMTFALLTILLVVGIGIGKHGLKFFLLFWPSSAPLVLRPVVGAIEFLSFLLRPVTLALRLFGNMLGGHVALKIFAGFVVSLGAMAFAGEGLGLFALPIAALSMTMVVALTALEFLVAFLQAFVFAVLAAIYLNDVVNLGHGH, translated from the coding sequence ATGGCTGATCCGATCCACCAGTTCCAGGTCGTGCCTCTGGTCGATTTCGGCCAGGTCACCCTGCCGTTCATCGGCACCCAGCAGATCGCCTTCACCAATTCGCACCTGGCGATGACGATCGCCTTCGTGGCCGTGGTCCTGTTCCTGCAGGTCGTGACCGCCGGGGCCAAGGTCGTCCCGGGCCGGCTCCAGGCCGTGGGCGAACAGATGTTCGGCATGATCGACGGCGTCACCGACTCCATCATCGGCCATGAGGGCCGCAAATATTTCCCCTTCGTCTTCACCCTGTTCACCCTGATCCTGGGCATGAACCTGCTGGGCATGTTCCTGTCCTTCACCGCCACCTCGCAGCTGGCCGTGACCATGACCTTCGCCCTGCTGACCATCCTGCTGGTCGTCGGCATCGGCATCGGCAAGCACGGGCTGAAGTTCTTCCTGCTGTTCTGGCCGTCCAGCGCGCCCCTGGTGCTGCGCCCCGTGGTCGGCGCGATCGAGTTCCTGTCCTTCCTGCTCCGCCCGGTGACCCTGGCGCTGCGTCTGTTCGGCAACATGCTGGGCGGCCACGTGGCGCTGAAGATCTTCGCCGGCTTCGTCGTCAGCCTGGGGGCCATGGCCTTCGCCGGCGAGGGCCTGGGCCTGTTCGCCCTGCCGATCGCGGCCCTGTCGATGACCATGGTCGTCGCCCTGACCGCCCTGGAGTTCCTCGTGGCCTTCCTGCAGGCCTTCGTGTTCGCCGTTTTGGCCGCCATCTATCTCAATGATGTGGTCAACCTGGGCCATGGCCACTAA
- a CDS encoding F0F1 ATP synthase subunit C → MEAEAAKYIGAGLATLGMIGSAIGVGNIFANFLNGALRNPSAAGSQVGNLFVGAALAEALGILAFVLGILILNA, encoded by the coding sequence ATGGAAGCTGAAGCCGCCAAGTACATCGGCGCCGGCCTGGCCACCCTCGGCATGATCGGCTCCGCCATCGGCGTGGGCAACATCTTCGCCAACTTCCTCAACGGGGCCCTGCGCAACCCGTCGGCCGCTGGCTCGCAAGTCGGCAACCTGTTCGTGGGCGCGGCTCTGGCCGAAGCCCTGGGCATCCTGGCCTTCGTGCTCGGCATCCTGATCCTCAACGCCTAA
- a CDS encoding F0F1 ATP synthase subunit B, with the protein MEFFNSHLYDFANPELWVAIGLGIFFAILAFVGVPKLVAGTLDAKAAKIQGELDEAQRLRAEAEALLTQIRAEKAAADIQARDMLAAAEADARILETEAKAKLEETLARRQALAERRIASAEAQASADVKAAAADVAAQAAETILAARLAGQGSDPLLDAAIGQIGTRLN; encoded by the coding sequence ATGGAATTCTTCAACTCGCATCTCTACGACTTCGCCAACCCCGAGCTGTGGGTTGCCATCGGTCTGGGCATCTTCTTCGCCATCCTGGCCTTCGTCGGCGTGCCGAAACTGGTCGCGGGCACGCTCGACGCCAAGGCCGCCAAGATCCAGGGCGAGCTGGACGAGGCCCAGCGTCTGCGCGCCGAGGCCGAGGCCCTGCTGACCCAGATCCGCGCCGAGAAGGCCGCCGCCGACATCCAGGCGCGCGACATGCTGGCCGCCGCCGAGGCCGACGCCCGCATCCTGGAAACGGAAGCCAAGGCCAAGCTGGAAGAGACCCTGGCCCGTCGCCAGGCCCTGGCCGAACGCCGCATCGCCTCGGCCGAGGCCCAGGCCTCCGCCGACGTCAAGGCCGCCGCCGCCGACGTCGCCGCCCAGGCCGCCGAGACCATCCTGGCCGCCCGCCTGGCCGGCCAGGGGTCCGACCCCCTCCTCGACGCCGCCATCGGCCAGATCGGCACCCGTCTGAACTAA
- a CDS encoding chemotaxis protein CheW gives MSGAAEQIELISFEIGEQEYCIDVRSVREIRGWSPTTAMPQTPDYMLGVINLRGTVIPVLDLRCRLGLGPTEPSARHVIVVIEHDARTAGLLVDAVQETFQVDAGLLQAAPTMGGSPQDRLVDAVIPLEHRMLSRLVVGSLFPAEVLQVFEALEPA, from the coding sequence ATGAGCGGCGCCGCCGAACAGATCGAGCTGATCTCCTTCGAGATCGGCGAACAGGAATACTGCATCGACGTTCGGTCGGTGCGTGAGATCCGCGGCTGGAGCCCGACCACGGCCATGCCTCAGACGCCCGACTACATGCTGGGCGTCATCAACCTGCGCGGCACGGTGATCCCCGTGCTGGACCTGCGCTGCCGCCTCGGTCTGGGCCCGACCGAGCCCTCGGCGCGCCATGTCATCGTGGTGATCGAGCACGACGCCCGGACGGCCGGGCTTCTGGTCGATGCCGTGCAGGAAACCTTCCAGGTCGACGCCGGCCTGCTGCAGGCGGCCCCCACCATGGGCGGTTCCCCCCAGGACCGGCTGGTCGACGCCGTCATCCCGCTCGAGCACCGGATGCTGAGCCGGCTCGTCGTCGGTTCCCTGTTCCCGGCCGAGGTGCTCCAGGTGTTCGAGGCGCTCGAGCCGGCTTAG
- a CDS encoding DUF6789 family protein: MSRVQKGMVAGFAATVAVSLIEAVNLFAGPWVEPFPLFLAALIGQPDNLMLGWGLHLVAGTVVLGGLFGLLYQRLPGATPESRGIIFAVGAWSALMVAVFLFGSYRTFSGTGGFGLVGWMLVSHAVFGIVLGNVHARLLGREKRAMRSLAGTMPAH, encoded by the coding sequence ATGTCACGCGTACAAAAGGGCATGGTCGCGGGTTTCGCCGCCACCGTCGCCGTCTCGCTGATCGAGGCGGTCAATCTGTTCGCCGGCCCCTGGGTCGAGCCGTTCCCCCTCTTTCTCGCCGCCCTGATCGGTCAACCGGACAATCTGATGCTGGGCTGGGGCCTCCATCTGGTGGCGGGGACGGTGGTGCTCGGCGGCCTTTTCGGCCTGCTCTACCAGAGGCTTCCGGGAGCCACGCCCGAAAGCCGGGGCATCATCTTCGCCGTCGGGGCCTGGTCGGCCCTGATGGTCGCGGTCTTCCTGTTCGGCAGCTACCGGACGTTCAGCGGCACGGGCGGGTTCGGTCTGGTCGGCTGGATGCTGGTCAGCCACGCCGTGTTCGGGATCGTGCTGGGCAATGTCCACGCCCGGCTGCTCGGCCGCGAGAAGCGGGCGATGCGCAGCCTGGCCGGGACGATGCCCGCGCACTGA
- a CDS encoding glutathione S-transferase family protein translates to MGQMIDGRWHAGEATEASKGGDFKRQDSGFRDWITADGAPGPEGRPAVRAEADRFHLYISHACPWAHRTLIVRALKHLEPLLPVSVVHPLMRDDGWTFQTDDESTGDLENGFDFLWQVYARARPDYSGKVTVPVLWDRKDGRIVNNESSEILRILNRAFDGLGATDLDLYPLMLRVEIDRVNARVYDAVNNGVYKAGFATTQQAYEAAVFPLFEALDGLETQLTPADWLVGDRMTEADIRLFTTLIRFDAVYATHFKCNLRRIADYPALSRFLKRMMDIPAIAGTVHFGPIKTHYYASHRDLNPSGIVPAGPIPPWGRPDA, encoded by the coding sequence ATGGGACAGATGATCGACGGACGGTGGCACGCGGGGGAAGCCACCGAAGCCAGCAAGGGCGGCGACTTCAAGCGGCAGGACAGCGGCTTCCGCGACTGGATCACCGCGGACGGCGCGCCCGGTCCCGAGGGCCGGCCGGCGGTCCGCGCCGAGGCCGACCGGTTCCACCTCTACATCAGCCACGCCTGCCCCTGGGCGCACCGCACCCTGATCGTCCGCGCGCTCAAACACCTGGAGCCCCTGCTGCCGGTCTCCGTGGTCCACCCCCTGATGCGGGACGACGGCTGGACCTTCCAGACGGACGACGAGTCGACCGGCGACCTCGAAAACGGCTTCGACTTCCTGTGGCAGGTCTACGCCCGGGCGCGACCGGACTACTCCGGCAAGGTGACCGTTCCGGTGCTGTGGGACCGAAAGGACGGCCGGATCGTCAACAATGAGTCATCGGAAATCCTCCGCATCCTCAACCGGGCCTTCGACGGTCTGGGCGCGACGGATCTGGATCTGTATCCGCTGATGCTCAGGGTCGAGATCGATCGGGTCAATGCGCGCGTCTATGACGCCGTCAACAACGGGGTCTACAAGGCCGGGTTCGCGACGACGCAGCAGGCCTATGAGGCCGCCGTGTTCCCCCTGTTCGAAGCGCTCGACGGGCTGGAAACACAGCTGACCCCCGCCGACTGGCTGGTCGGCGACCGGATGACCGAGGCCGACATCCGCCTGTTCACCACCCTGATCCGCTTCGACGCCGTCTATGCCACCCATTTCAAATGCAACCTGCGCCGCATCGCCGACTACCCGGCCCTGTCGCGGTTCCTGAAGCGCATGATGGACATCCCCGCCATCGCCGGCACCGTCCACTTCGGCCCGATCAAGACCCACTATTACGCCAGCCACCGCGATCTCAACCCGTCGGGGATCGTCCCCGCCGGCCCGATCCCGCCCTGGGGCCGCCCGGACGCCTGA
- a CDS encoding ATP-binding protein translates to MIIASRPSEEAARLEALESLRILDTSPEAFFDEITDLARALTGVKVAMIAMIDGERKWLKSCSGGGLGESQRDVSFCSHTILQDDVMWVEDSRLDDRFWDNPLVTGPKQLNFYAGAPIIVGGYKVGTLCLNDETPRPHDAHTAGILTRLATLVGNQLAGRRMELMSAGILAATGDAIVSLDSDQRIIFWNPAAEALFGYAAVEAVGRAVDFIDASTLAALTDQRTCETTAVHKDGRSLMLEITAADWLDGNAIGLSLMIRDASDRHRAAEALQVALERAEAANTAKSEFLAVMSHEIRTPLNGVLGMAQAMEAGDLSQAQSERLKVLKDSGKILLGLLNNLLDLSRIEAGRVELELGDLDIRRLAGEVIAGLEGAALAKGIRLDLAVQADTDGALRGDALRLRQILGNLVSNAIKFTERGHVRIDIAHGDDQLSFRVADTGVGIAQDRIGDVFGRFVQADASTTRRFGGSGLGLSICKELVELMGGSISVQSAPANGAVFTVILPMAAVPVRQPQIAEAGSSVEALVEDTIRVLAAEDNAVNQLVLKALLEQTGVELTIVENGALAVQFWDEQSWDLILMDIQMPEMDGVAATRAIRSGERATLRDRTPILAVTANAMEHQQAEYRSAGMDGIVTKPIDAHQLFEAMSRVLASQDDPALSASA, encoded by the coding sequence ATGATTATCGCGTCCCGTCCATCTGAGGAAGCCGCACGGCTGGAGGCGCTAGAGAGTCTTCGGATCCTCGATACCTCGCCCGAGGCCTTCTTCGATGAGATCACGGACCTCGCCCGTGCGCTTACAGGGGTAAAGGTCGCCATGATCGCCATGATCGACGGCGAGCGGAAATGGCTGAAGTCCTGCAGCGGCGGCGGGCTGGGTGAATCCCAGCGGGACGTCTCCTTCTGCTCGCACACCATCCTGCAAGACGATGTGATGTGGGTGGAGGACTCGCGCCTGGACGACCGCTTCTGGGACAATCCCCTGGTCACCGGGCCCAAACAACTGAACTTCTACGCCGGCGCTCCGATCATCGTCGGCGGGTACAAGGTCGGCACGCTTTGCCTGAACGACGAAACGCCCCGACCGCACGACGCGCACACCGCCGGCATCCTGACCCGTCTGGCGACGCTGGTCGGAAACCAGCTGGCCGGCCGTCGGATGGAACTGATGAGCGCAGGCATCCTCGCCGCTACGGGCGATGCCATCGTCAGTCTCGACTCGGATCAGCGCATCATCTTCTGGAATCCGGCGGCGGAAGCGCTGTTCGGGTACGCCGCGGTCGAGGCCGTCGGCCGAGCCGTCGATTTCATCGACGCGTCGACTTTGGCCGCCCTGACTGATCAGCGAACCTGCGAGACCACCGCCGTCCACAAGGACGGACGCTCTCTGATGCTAGAGATCACGGCGGCCGACTGGTTGGACGGCAACGCAATCGGGCTCAGCCTGATGATCCGTGACGCGTCGGATCGCCACCGTGCAGCCGAGGCGTTGCAGGTCGCCCTCGAGCGCGCCGAAGCCGCCAATACGGCGAAATCGGAGTTTCTGGCGGTGATGAGCCACGAAATCCGGACGCCCCTCAACGGCGTCCTAGGGATGGCGCAGGCCATGGAGGCCGGGGATCTCAGCCAAGCGCAGTCGGAGCGGCTCAAGGTCCTTAAGGATTCGGGAAAGATCCTGCTTGGGTTGCTCAACAACCTGCTTGATCTGTCCCGCATCGAAGCGGGAAGGGTTGAGCTCGAACTCGGCGATCTCGATATCCGCCGGCTGGCCGGTGAAGTGATCGCAGGTCTCGAAGGTGCCGCCCTGGCGAAAGGCATTCGCCTGGACCTAGCCGTCCAGGCCGACACGGATGGCGCGCTCCGCGGCGACGCCCTGCGACTGCGACAGATTCTCGGCAACCTCGTCTCGAACGCCATCAAATTCACCGAGCGCGGCCATGTGCGGATCGACATCGCGCATGGTGACGATCAGCTGTCGTTCCGCGTGGCCGATACCGGCGTCGGCATCGCGCAGGATCGCATCGGCGACGTGTTCGGCCGGTTCGTGCAGGCCGACGCCTCGACCACCCGGCGCTTCGGAGGGTCCGGACTGGGTCTTTCGATCTGCAAGGAACTGGTGGAGCTGATGGGGGGCTCCATCTCCGTGCAGAGTGCGCCCGCCAACGGCGCCGTGTTCACCGTCATCCTGCCGATGGCGGCTGTCCCGGTCCGGCAGCCGCAGATCGCCGAGGCGGGATCGTCCGTTGAGGCGCTTGTCGAGGACACGATCAGGGTGCTCGCCGCCGAAGACAACGCGGTCAACCAACTCGTCCTGAAAGCGCTGCTGGAACAGACGGGCGTCGAGCTGACGATCGTCGAGAACGGAGCCCTGGCGGTTCAGTTCTGGGACGAACAGTCCTGGGATCTGATCCTCATGGACATTCAGATGCCCGAGATGGACGGCGTGGCCGCGACCCGTGCCATTCGTTCCGGTGAGCGCGCGACCCTGCGGGACCGGACGCCGATCCTCGCGGTGACCGCCAATGCGATGGAGCATCAGCAGGCCGAGTACCGAAGCGCGGGCATGGACGGCATCGTCACCAAACCCATCGACGCCCACCAGTTGTTCGAGGCCATGAGCCGGGTTCTGGCCAGCCAGGATGACCCGGCGCTCTCTGCCTCAGCCTAG